A stretch of Aminivibrio pyruvatiphilus DNA encodes these proteins:
- the rpmJ gene encoding 50S ribosomal protein L36, whose product MKVKPSVKPMCEFCRVIRRKGVVRIICSRNPRHKQRQGARR is encoded by the coding sequence ATGAAAGTGAAACCTTCGGTCAAGCCGATGTGCGAGTTCTGCCGGGTCATCCGGCGCAAGGGTGTCGTGCGGATTATCTGCAGCAGGAATCCGCGCCATAAGCAGAGACAGGGTGCAAGGAGGTAA
- the infA gene encoding translation initiation factor IF-1 — protein sequence MSNKDDVIEVRGKVIEPLPNAMFRVELDNGHRILAHVSGKMRLHFIRILPGDKVLVEISPYDLARGRIVYRYK from the coding sequence ATGTCCAACAAAGACGACGTGATAGAAGTACGGGGGAAAGTGATCGAACCTCTCCCAAATGCCATGTTCCGGGTGGAACTCGACAACGGGCACAGGATTCTCGCCCATGTTTCCGGAAAAATGCGGCTTCATTTCATCCGCATTCTGCCGGGCGACAAGGTCCTGGTGGAGATATCCCCCTACGACTTGGCACGGGGCCGGATAGTGTATAGATACAAATAG
- a CDS encoding KOW domain-containing RNA-binding protein yields MDMGLNELPDDSLCRIGQVVRSRKGKDAGRWYVIVGISEDGRRVYLADGRKYTPAKPKPKNTIHLQRTGWYLDEIAQSILSEGRIDAGRFQALLSGLYRNEQQGG; encoded by the coding sequence GTGGACATGGGCCTGAATGAGCTTCCCGACGACAGCCTGTGCAGAATCGGTCAAGTTGTTCGTTCCCGTAAAGGAAAAGACGCCGGCAGATGGTATGTGATCGTCGGAATTTCGGAAGACGGGCGAAGGGTATATCTTGCGGACGGGCGGAAGTACACGCCCGCGAAACCCAAGCCAAAAAACACGATCCACCTGCAGCGCACGGGATGGTATCTTGACGAAATCGCGCAAAGCATCCTGTCGGAAGGAAGGATAGACGCAGGAAGATTTCAGGCTCTTCTGTCGGGCCTTTATCGAAATGAACAGCAGGGAGGATGA
- the map gene encoding type I methionyl aminopeptidase, translated as MITLKKEAELVYMRKAGKIVADVLDMIGGIVRPGVTTGEIDRAAEDLIRKAGATPAFKGYRVPGIPSPFPGAVCASINREIVHGIPSSDRCLEEGDIISIDVGTCYSGYYGDAACTYPVGRVNAVRRKLLDVTLGSLEQAVSVAKAGNTLGDIGYAVESFIAPHGFGLVRDYSGHGIGAHLHEPPQIPNYGRPGRGITLKAGMTLAIEPMVMAGAEEVEVGRDQWVVMTVDGSDAAHFEKSVLIRDGEPEILTPWTWA; from the coding sequence ATGATAACACTGAAAAAAGAAGCGGAACTTGTTTATATGCGGAAAGCGGGAAAGATCGTGGCCGACGTGCTGGACATGATCGGCGGAATCGTTCGCCCCGGAGTGACCACCGGCGAAATTGACCGGGCGGCAGAGGATCTCATCCGGAAGGCCGGGGCGACCCCCGCTTTCAAGGGATACCGGGTTCCCGGTATTCCCTCGCCCTTTCCCGGGGCCGTGTGCGCTTCCATCAACAGGGAAATTGTTCACGGCATTCCGAGCAGCGACCGGTGCCTTGAAGAAGGCGACATTATCAGCATCGATGTCGGGACCTGCTATTCCGGGTACTATGGGGACGCAGCATGCACCTACCCCGTCGGTCGGGTGAACGCCGTCCGACGGAAGCTTCTCGACGTTACCCTGGGAAGCCTTGAGCAGGCGGTATCCGTGGCGAAAGCCGGCAATACCCTGGGCGACATCGGGTATGCCGTAGAGAGCTTCATCGCTCCCCACGGCTTCGGCCTCGTACGGGATTACTCGGGGCACGGAATCGGCGCCCATCTGCACGAACCGCCCCAGATACCCAATTACGGGCGCCCGGGACGGGGAATAACACTCAAAGCGGGAATGACTTTGGCCATCGAGCCTATGGTGATGGCCGGCGCCGAAGAAGTCGAGGTCGGCCGTGACCAGTGGGTGGTCATGACGGTGGACGGCTCCGATGCCGCTCATTTCGAAAAGTCGGTTCTCATCCGCGATGGAGAGCCGGAGATCCTTACTCCGTGGACATGGGCCTGA
- a CDS encoding adenylate kinase: MRIILLGSPGAGKGTLAAEIDKKYPVAHISTGDIFRENVKNNTPLGMKAQSYMDAGKLVPDDIVIAMMEDRLREPDCEKGFILDGFPRTVPQAKALEKILEELHLSLDKVVLLDVDEETVVKRLSGRRTCRSCGAIYNVEFKPSAKGDLCEKCGGELYQREDDSEEVIRKRLKVFYDQTAPVISYYEGKHMFVRLPSARHGYSLLEELETVIGGTE, from the coding sequence ATGCGCATAATTCTTCTTGGTTCACCCGGGGCAGGTAAAGGAACGCTCGCGGCGGAAATCGACAAGAAATACCCTGTGGCGCATATTTCCACCGGAGATATTTTTCGCGAAAACGTGAAAAACAACACTCCGCTGGGCATGAAAGCGCAGTCCTACATGGATGCAGGCAAGCTCGTGCCGGACGACATCGTCATCGCGATGATGGAGGACAGGCTTCGGGAGCCCGACTGCGAAAAGGGATTCATCCTCGACGGTTTTCCACGGACGGTTCCCCAGGCGAAAGCCCTGGAGAAGATCCTAGAAGAGTTGCACCTCAGCCTTGATAAAGTGGTGCTCCTCGATGTCGACGAAGAAACGGTGGTCAAGCGCCTCTCGGGGCGGAGAACATGCCGCTCCTGCGGAGCGATCTACAACGTGGAGTTCAAGCCCTCGGCGAAGGGGGACCTTTGCGAGAAGTGCGGCGGAGAACTCTACCAGCGGGAAGACGACAGTGAAGAAGTCATCCGGAAAAGGCTGAAGGTATTCTACGACCAGACTGCGCCGGTGATATCCTATTACGAGGGGAAGCACATGTTCGTGAGGCTCCCCTCGGCGCGGCACGGTTATTCTCTTCTCGAAGAACTCGAGACGGTAATCGGCGGTACGGAATGA
- the secY gene encoding preprotein translocase subunit SecY, giving the protein MIDSFRDAFRLPDLKRRILFSLGVLFIFRLGAHVPTPGIDAEAMSRLFDGGGVLGFLDIFAGGALRRFSIFALGVAPYINASIVMQLLVVIFPALEKMQKEGEDGRKKIVQWTRYAAVLFALVQAVGMTFWLRGLGIFSGHFFDGMVVVSTVTAGSIAVMWLGEEISDHGIGNGISLLIFAGIVARVPEAIIQSWNMIMLGEMNALVLLIALILMVGVIAGCIMLQEGQRRLPVQYAKRVVGNKIYGGQSTFIPLKVNQAGVIPIIFSSSVLLFPYSVAKFFSGDIALFFQRIFAPDSVVYTLFYVALIIFFSYFYTAVVFNPSDVANNMKKYGGFILGIRPGKPTSDFIEKVMSRITLGGAVFLAGVALVPNLMTQFMGITSFYFGGTAVLIVVGVALDTVHQIEGQLLMRHYEGILKRKDKAGGLLRF; this is encoded by the coding sequence GTGATCGATTCCTTCCGGGATGCCTTCAGACTGCCTGACCTGAAAAGAAGAATCCTCTTCTCCCTCGGGGTGCTGTTCATTTTCCGCCTGGGGGCCCACGTCCCGACGCCCGGGATCGACGCTGAGGCCATGTCCCGCCTGTTCGACGGCGGGGGAGTCCTTGGTTTCCTCGACATATTCGCGGGCGGCGCGCTGAGGCGGTTCAGCATCTTCGCGCTCGGCGTCGCCCCGTACATCAACGCGAGCATCGTCATGCAGCTGCTCGTGGTCATCTTCCCTGCTCTCGAGAAGATGCAGAAGGAAGGTGAGGACGGCAGAAAGAAGATCGTCCAGTGGACACGCTACGCAGCGGTTCTCTTCGCCCTTGTCCAGGCGGTGGGCATGACCTTCTGGCTTCGGGGGCTGGGTATCTTCAGCGGCCACTTCTTCGACGGCATGGTGGTGGTTTCCACCGTAACGGCGGGATCCATCGCCGTCATGTGGCTCGGCGAGGAAATCTCCGACCACGGCATCGGCAACGGCATTTCGCTCCTCATCTTCGCCGGAATCGTGGCAAGGGTTCCCGAGGCCATCATCCAGAGCTGGAACATGATCATGCTCGGTGAAATGAACGCCCTCGTCCTCCTCATCGCCCTCATTCTCATGGTGGGCGTCATCGCCGGGTGCATTATGCTGCAGGAAGGCCAGAGACGGCTTCCGGTGCAGTACGCAAAACGGGTGGTCGGCAACAAGATCTACGGCGGACAGAGCACCTTCATACCCCTGAAGGTGAACCAGGCGGGGGTCATCCCCATCATCTTCTCCTCCTCGGTGCTCCTGTTCCCCTACTCGGTGGCAAAGTTCTTCTCAGGAGACATTGCCCTGTTCTTCCAGCGCATCTTTGCGCCGGACAGCGTCGTGTACACCCTTTTCTACGTGGCGCTCATCATCTTCTTCAGCTATTTCTACACCGCGGTGGTCTTCAACCCTTCGGACGTGGCGAACAACATGAAGAAGTACGGCGGTTTCATTCTCGGAATCCGGCCGGGCAAGCCCACCTCGGATTTCATTGAGAAAGTGATGAGCCGGATCACTCTGGGCGGCGCGGTGTTCCTCGCCGGCGTGGCTCTCGTTCCCAACCTCATGACCCAGTTCATGGGGATCACCAGCTTCTACTTCGGCGGAACGGCGGTTCTCATCGTCGTCGGCGTGGCTCTCGACACGGTCCACCAGATCGAGGGACAGCTTCTTATGCGGCATTATGAGGGAATACTCAAGCGTAAGGATAAAGCCGGCGGACTACTTCGCTTTTAA
- the rplO gene encoding 50S ribosomal protein L15 — translation MSLHELRPAPGARSKSKKRLGQGIGSGTGKTAGKGHKGQKARSGGGVRPGFEGGQMPMMRRIPKKGFNNARFAKEFQIVNVESLSSRFEAGATVGFSEMYAARLVQKDNIPVKVLASGDIDKALTVQAQAFSAQAKAKIEAAGGKAEVI, via the coding sequence ATGAGCTTGCATGAACTGCGCCCTGCACCCGGAGCCAGGAGCAAGAGCAAGAAAAGGCTCGGGCAGGGTATAGGAAGCGGAACGGGTAAAACGGCGGGAAAAGGCCACAAGGGACAGAAGGCCAGGAGCGGCGGCGGAGTCCGGCCCGGTTTCGAGGGCGGACAGATGCCCATGATGCGCCGCATTCCCAAGAAGGGTTTCAACAACGCGAGATTCGCCAAGGAATTCCAGATCGTCAACGTGGAATCCCTTTCCTCCAGGTTCGAAGCTGGGGCGACGGTGGGCTTCTCCGAGATGTACGCAGCGCGCCTCGTCCAGAAGGACAACATCCCCGTGAAGGTCCTTGCCTCGGGTGATATTGACAAGGCGCTCACTGTGCAGGCCCAGGCGTTCAGCGCCCAGGCAAAAGCGAAGATCGAAGCAGCGGGTGGGAAGGCCGAGGTGATCTAA
- the rpmD gene encoding 50S ribosomal protein L30, producing the protein MAKLRITWKRSSIGRPEVQKRTVRALGLTKLNQTVEHDDTPQIRGMVNKVSHLVECVAVEN; encoded by the coding sequence ATGGCGAAGCTTCGAATCACATGGAAGAGGAGTTCCATCGGCAGGCCCGAGGTCCAGAAGCGGACCGTCCGTGCCCTTGGTCTCACCAAACTCAACCAGACAGTAGAACACGACGACACCCCCCAGATCCGCGGCATGGTCAACAAGGTCAGCCACCTGGTGGAATGTGTTGCCGTGGAGAATTAG
- the rpsE gene encoding 30S ribosomal protein S5, whose amino-acid sequence MIRKKIDAKGMELTERVVAINRVSKVVKGGKRFKFSVLVVVGDGDRYVGIGMGKAKEISEAVRKGIDKAGKNLVELKRIGNTIPHPVNGVFGAASVLLKPAVPGTGVIAGGVVRAIMELGGVKDVVTKVIGRTSNAINVAWATMQALEEMRTPDEILRLRGKKTPEAAAE is encoded by the coding sequence ATGATCAGGAAAAAGATTGATGCCAAGGGGATGGAACTTACCGAGCGTGTCGTTGCCATCAACCGGGTCAGCAAGGTTGTCAAGGGCGGCAAGCGCTTCAAGTTCAGCGTCCTCGTTGTGGTCGGCGACGGTGACCGGTACGTGGGAATCGGCATGGGCAAGGCCAAGGAAATTTCCGAGGCTGTCCGGAAGGGTATCGACAAGGCCGGCAAGAACCTCGTGGAGCTCAAGAGGATCGGGAACACCATTCCCCACCCGGTAAACGGCGTCTTCGGAGCGGCCTCGGTACTTCTCAAGCCTGCCGTTCCGGGAACGGGAGTTATCGCTGGCGGAGTGGTCCGGGCCATCATGGAACTCGGCGGAGTGAAGGACGTGGTGACCAAGGTCATCGGCCGGACCTCCAACGCAATCAACGTGGCCTGGGCTACCATGCAGGCTCTCGAAGAGATGCGGACCCCCGATGAAATTCTCCGGCTCAGGGGCAAGAAGACCCCCGAAGCCGCGGCGGAGTAG